The following are encoded in a window of Castanea sativa cultivar Marrone di Chiusa Pesio chromosome 9, ASM4071231v1 genomic DNA:
- the LOC142610595 gene encoding transcription termination factor MTEF18, mitochondrial-like: MTHLAKLRIPSILKWVSSNISENHLGSSKWTLWQSRTFPVAQNPRYSSTKRTVQTENCELLDETSSANCKKVVKFSLATRKAAQAALLDYLHSTRSIQFVDAENMSKNSPHFLEKLLKRVENEGDIGRAISRFLRYHPINEFEPFFESMGLKPSEYDPILPRNLMFLSDDDLLLENYHVLCNYGIARKKIGMIYKEAKEVFRYDSGVLSSKLKAYEELGLSQSTMIKFIVYSPYLLIGNVNLEFVQVLEKLKSFGMEISWIEQNLLEGITYNWRQMLELLCMFRKMGCSEEQLARLIIEHPGIIFEGSGDRTLSLIGFILKFGSTVDQMRLLFLQFPQIQVGKFVLNLRQCILFLNEIEMEVTEVGKIVCTHALLLGSCTLKKTNSLLANLNVGKKRLRKLVLENPQELKSWVLGTKVEPLPESGEELKSKLQKSKFLLNLGFAENSEQMKSAIKVFRGNGVELQERFDCIVKAGLNQKDVSGMIKVSPQILNQKKDVIQMKIDFFVNDLGYPLSSLVKFPSCLSYTMQRVELRLSMYNWLKDQGAVDPKLALSTIIASSEKLFEEQYINHHPSGPQVWQDLKRKIYSV; encoded by the coding sequence ATGACCCATTTGGCAAAACTCAGAATACCTTCCATTCTCAAATGGGTTTCTTCAAATATTAGTGAAAACCACCTTGGATCATCAAAATGGACACTTTGGCAATCTCGGACTTTCCCCGTGGCCCAAAACCCTAGATATTCTTCAACAAAAAGAACTGTTCAAACTGAAAATTGTGAACTTTTGGATGAAACTTCATCTGCTAATTgcaaaaaagttgtgaaattttctcTTGCCACACGGAAAGCAGCCCAAGCTGCATTGTTGGATTATTTGCATTCAACTAGGAGCATACAATTTGTGGATGCTGAGAATATGAGTAAAAACTCACCACATTTTCTCGAAAAGCTGTTGAAAAGGGTCGAAAATGAGGGGGACATTGGACGGGCTATTAGCCGGTTTTTGCGGTACCATCCCATTAATGAATTTGAGCCCTTCTTTGAGAGCATGGGGTTGAAACCTTCAGAATATGATCCTATTCTTCCGCGAAATTTGATGTTTCTTAGTGATGATGATTTGTTGCTGGAGAATTACCATGTATTGTGCAATTATGGGATTGCGCGTAAGAAGATTGGGATGATTTATAAGGAGGCAAAAGAAGTTTTTCGGTATGATTCTGGGGTTTTGTCATCAAAGCTTAAAGCTTATGAAGAACTGGGACTTAGCCAGTCTACTATGATTAAGTTTATTGTTTATAGCCCTTATCTTTTGATAGGAAATGTAAATTTGGAGTTTGTTCAGGTATTAGAGAAGCTAAAGAGTTTTGGAATGGAAATTAGTTGGATTGAGCAGAATTTGTTGGAGGGGATTACTTATAACTGGAGACAGATGCTTGAGCTTTTATGCATGTTTAGGAAGATGGGATGCAGCGAGGAGCAGTTGGCTAGACTAATCATTGAGCATCCAGGGATTATATTTGAGGGCTCTGGGGATAGAACACTGTCTCTAATTGGGTTCATATTGAAATTCGGATCTACAGTGGACCAGATGCGTTTGCTGTTTCTGCAGTTTCCACAAATCCAAGTTGGGAAATTTGTGTTGAATTTGAGGCAGTGCATTCTGTTCCTGAATGAGATCGAGATGGAGGTCACGGAGGTTGGGAAGATTGTCTGCACTCATGCCCTATTACTTGGTTCATGTACTTTGAAGAAAACTAACAGCTTGCTTGCTAACCTAAATGTTGGGAAGAAGCGACTTCGTAAACTTGTCCTGGAGAACCCACAAGAATTGAAGAGTTGGGTTCTAGGAACTAAAGTTGAGCCATTACCAGAATCAGGAGAGgaactaaaatcaaaattgcAGAAGTCCAagtttttgttgaatttgggATTTGCTGAGAATTCTGAACAAATGAAATCAGCAATTAAGGTGTTCCGAGGCAATGGAGTGGAGCTGCAGGAGAGATTCGATTGTATTGTGAAAGCTGGTTTGAATCAGAAGGATGTTTCTGGAATGATTAAAGTATCGCCTCAAATTCTTAACCAGAAGAAAGATGTGATTCAAATgaagattgatttttttgtaaatgaTTTGGGCTATCCCTTATCATCTTTAGTGAAATTCCCATCATGTCTTTCATATACAATGCAGAGGGTTGAGCTTAGGTTATCAATGTATAATTGGCTTAAAGATCAAGGAGCAGTAGATCCCAAGCTGGCCTTGAGCACCATAATTGCAAGTTCAGAGAAATTATTTGAAGAGCAGTATATAAATCATCACCCTAGTGGCCCTCAGGTTTGGCAggatttgaagagaaaaatttaTTCTGTATAA